Below is a genomic region from Silurus meridionalis isolate SWU-2019-XX chromosome 1, ASM1480568v1, whole genome shotgun sequence.
AACTGATAATAGTTTGCAAAACATCACACAAAACATTTCTAAACTAATGACTTACATGTTTGCTTGTTCTCTCAGCTCACTCTCAGATGGGTTGAACACCGttgttacttggtgtttggcaATGGCCTTCCATTTCCCAGAATTCTCTGCGACAATCTCATTCCAGATCTCAGGAAGCtagatgtgtgttgtgtattaacCATAGTTATAATTTAAAGATAAACTCTGTCATATATAAGTAATATTTACAGACATAACTGCTGAAACACAGTACAATACCTGTTCAAGGATAAGGTCTTTTTTTGGAGGTGCAGGGTCTGTAACAGCTAAGTGGCAAAGGAAACGCTGAAGATCAGCAAGATTTGGCAGCTGATCGATGACAACCTCTGTCAAAAAGCCACGCAGCTACAAACACCCAAAAACAGAAGAACCAATGATCATCgtgaaaaaaaacttgattaaATATGTTTGCATGGGGTtttttattgaagaaaaaaaaaatatatatatatatatatatatatatatatatatatatatatatatatatatttacacacactggcgatcaaaattagagaacaatttataaacaattgaacaattctgaaataatatcatcttcactgctcaacagttgaaggagtttttgtcctgtctataccatgctaccagaacaccttttccacaaaataactaagacatttaaaaaaaaacccattatattgcagaaaacacactgatcaaaattagagaacaacaatgactgtagcatggaaaaagattacaactaaattttctgaaggttacaacagtcagcaattagtaggaaatgtacaggcctctgctctgaatgacttcagcacatctgtggccacaggacagcactagtctatcacactgctctggtgtgattttggtccactcttcttccatcccctccacagttcggtgactgtaatGGGTTTCTttgccataactttgtcaccaaggattttccagaggttctctattgggttgagatcaggactctgggcaggccatgtcattatttcaatgttttcagtttcaaggaactgctttacccgtttttttgtgtgacatggagcattgtcctgcatgaacactgcgggctgattgggtgatgaatgcagggaaggaaccgtattttgttgaagaaggttctgataaacatttgcattcactctgccatgtagctgtacaagaggcccaactcctgctgcagaaaacatgccacaaaccatgacacttcctcctccacttttcactgacttctttacacactttgggttcagtctttctccagtttgtcgccgaacataatgttttccatctgacccaaataaattaaacttgctttcatcactgaagtgaattttggaccagttctcctctgtccacacaacatgctcctcagcaaagcttagtctagccttttgattctttctgttaaaggtttggtcactgcagagtgggctttcattccaaatgctcttaaacgtcaagacactgtatgacgagacagatccttaccctgttcagcgctgaactggtgagcaattccagctgcagtgtggaaacaatTGCCAATTAaaatcctccgcagtatcctgtccactcttgtatttgtcttccatgGACGACCAGCCTTATTGGGGGACTTGAATGAGTctgaacgaccaacttgtcttgctacgGCTGATAGGGTcgtccctttggccttcatcttgacaacctgctgccagaggctttcagtcactttagaacggcccaccatcttgcagagtcagtgaaactggaagttaggctgccagttaaataggggttgacagataatcaaggaaattagcaccaggtgccagattaacaccaataactgggaggtatctgaaagtgttctctaattttgattagTGTGTtctctgcaaaataatgtttttttttaaatgccttagttattttgtggaaaaggtgttctggtagcatggtatagacaggacaaaaactccctcaactgttgagcagtgaagatgacattatttcagaattattcaattgtttataaatggttctctaattttgatcgccagtgtgtgtgtgtgtgtgtatatatatatatatatatatatatatatatatatatatatatatatatatatatatatatatatgaaatgctCCACTGTAGAATTGTCTGTAACAGTGTTGGACAATGACTTGGCGCTCGGTGAACATGACACCAAGACATCACATCCTGAgggatgctgatgatgataaagTAAAGACAATAGTAGGATAATAGGGGCCACATTGACTTTCACCTCTCCAATGTGTTATTATATGAGGACGTTATGATGTGTTTTTATCACTTGTGTATATGATATGAACTCTAAGAGAACTCTTTTAGTAATGCTATGATCTACCTTTAGGAGCTGGTTTTTGTTGACGTTGTTGAAATCATATTTCTTCTGGCAGTCAGGTTTAAGCAGTAGATTCAGCAAAGCAATCCACACCTGTCCTTCAAGTTTGGTTATTTTTAGCCTGTCCTCTGCAGGAATCTCTCTCCACTTCCCACACTCATACTTCTGCATAATTCCTACAGAGGGAGACAAAGCAAAATCATTGTAATGTAGCTGTGGTGGATGTTTTGTGGGATAGTGCATGATAATCTAGGACATTTCTTATTCTTTAAATTCCAAACCACCTATGCATTTTCATCGGAAACAGGTAAAGTTGTGGTTAGCTAAAATGAAAAGCTGTTGAGTTCATATGCGTTATAGTTGAGGATGTTAAGGAAGTGGATTCATAAGATTTGTTAGtgttaaatgtttgtgtttgacaGTTTGCCATTACTGCCCTGTTTAACTATGTAATTAGAAAATGAAGCAACACTGTTTCTGTGACTGTATAGACTATAACTACTTGCATAAATTCCTAACACGTATCACAATTTTGAATTTTTGCCACTTTTCcaaacttttatatttagtgGCAGGATAGCGCCATGCCCAGATGTAGTTGGATGACAGACATGATCATAGCTCAAAGTGTTTAGGGTATGTGTATTTTTGACAAGAACAGACAGTTCCTTGCTCTAACTGCAGAACAATGCTGATAGCGATGTGTGAAATAGGTCTTGCAAGGCTAAAGGAGCACAGTGATATGAGCAACAGACATAGCTGCAAAgaccatgagaaaaaaaaacgtcagcTGTTTAGCAGGCACAAGAACAGTCAGAATGTTCGTTTTTTCAGGAAGAAGGATCAACTCTAAACTCTGAAATACAAAGTAGAGGAGTTGGCACTAGGCACAAGTCAAACTCGAGAGAtgttacatttgtggcatttagcagcaACAGTTATCCAACTTTCAGCAACAGTTATCCAACACTAACTTGCCCTGTAACATAAGAAAGGACTAGCTCACTAAAATACTCAAGCAATTAAGTAAAAAACGGAATTGATGAATTGCGTTGAATCAGACTAGACACACCAAGGCTAATATCTCTACTGAAACTAAATATCTTAAAAAGAACAATTCTAGCATTGTAAATTAGACTAAAAGCTTGACACTATGCTGaaaactaaatacatttttggaaaggatgacaaacaaataatatatcAGCCTGGAATGGGTTTCAAAGCGGCATTTCTCAGGTTCTTGGACTCCAGTGAGCCATAGTGAGAGCCCTTTTCTCCAAATAGAGAGAATGTGGAGCAGTGGTGAATTTTGCCAGAAGTGACTGAACTGAAAGATTCCTCCAAGAGTGCATCAGTGACTTATCCCTGGaagtcacaaaaaaacaaataaacatctaGGGAACAGCAGGCTTAGTTTGTCACGGATAAATCAGCATTTATAAATCCAGCCCATAGAAAGAGACTGTGTAAAATAGATCACTGGGAGAGCTGCAAAACATGATAAAAAGCATGTCTCCCATTTGACAGAAATAAACCACTCTCATGATCCCCAAGCTTTCACGCTTTATGAGAtaacattctgtaaagctgaacCTTTTGGACAACATGAGTCATTAAATTTAGTTTACAAAaggaacatcataccaacagtaatgGCTGGTATTCAGTCTGAAGCTCACTCACAACTGAGTTGTGCAGCAAGAAATCAGAGCCAAATGGCTCAAAAAAACTTAAACCTGAACTCCATTTAGATACTGTGGCAGTATCTTTAACAGGCATCTTAACAGGCATCTTGAACGTCTAAATTAGCTCAATTGAAGTCATTTCAAATAGACAAATGGGACAAAATCTCTCTACAGCAGTGTGAAAGACTAATCTTTAGTCAGTAATTGAAGCTGTTGCTGCTTAAAGTGGCATAACCAGTTAGGGGCGACTAAGGAGTCACAAGTGATTATAGATGTTATATAACgtttttccttcaataaattaAACGAAGCTTTAAAACTGTTTTGGCCTTGTCTTGGTTGGCCTTGTCTTGGTTGATTTTTATAAAACTGACacacaataaattatattagGAGGGGGCAAATACTATTTTGGCACTGATGTTTTCATCTAAATGAACTGGATTTAATACAAACCTTGATGATTGCAAAAAATAATTAGATCTTTTAAATTGAAACATTCAATTATAAAAGTGTGCTCTTATCAAGAAAAActatcaattatttttattattaataataataataataataattataatgtattaataatctATAATGAGATGATCTGTGCACATACAGTTActtgtaaagtaaaaaattcTACTTTAGTGTTACTGACCTCCAGAGGTACGGCTCCAGGGTGAATTCTCCACTAATTGAACCAACACACAGGGCAGGTTATAAGTATTCAGCATCCTTGTGAGAACACTCAGACTCAAACTGTGTTGAGCAAAATAATAAGAAGCatcatcaataaatatatttcagcgCTAAGATATGAGAAATTCTGTTATATATAATTCTTAACAGGCCtaaaagcaataaatatttCCCACACCTCTCTACATGATCCGTAATGTAGCGTAGCACAGAAAGGGCCTTAAGAGAGATCTCAAATTCTAACATTGTGCTTTGATTTTGCAAATCCTGTAAcagataaacataaaaatagaaaGCACTTGAGTGTTAATAGAATTCAGTTCACATTTTTGAAGTgtccagtgaaaaaaaaattatatttctggattatattattacattttctatatgtctatactatattatacattttcttctatTGACAGATTTTGCTTCTTTGTTTCCAGATTGAATACATAAAATTAGCAAAATCTgccaacagaaaaagaaaaatttaaatgtaaccattaaaaatgtcttaaaaagtttatatttggTTTCTTGTAatctttaaatagaaaataCTTGATCATTATGTCTATATTAAAGATATCTTAACTTGCTAAGATATACATTTTGCAGTGTTACATTTACCATATTTCAAAAGTTCCTAGTCACAGATCGTTGTAATGTACAGTTCAAACTAAtgtacaattaattaattatcagCTACAATCCAATCAACCAAGTTGTGTATGATCATggataaaattaataaaaaatgtaaatgatttgttttataaCCCTACTTGCTTCTTCACCTGTATAGAGTTGATGTTGGAGACCTCAGCATGTGAGGTTCTCTCTTCAGTGGGGATCTCTCTCCTTGCACTGCACTCTGCCAGCAGAGTCAGTTTACGAAAGCAATAATCGGTAAGGTCCACTACAGCATCATCTGCTGCCTCACATGATTCCTGCAACATCGCAAACCTTAACATTCACAGCTTCATAACTACTTCACTTTGAACATATGTGAGAACATATGCAATGTCTTAATAATTACACGACTATGAAAAATGTTGCGTGgactatttatttaaactatatTTATGTGACTTTTATGGCAAAAAAAGTTctttaaatatagtaaatatgtatttaaatataaaatatatattacacaattctatgtgaaattatttatttatttaaacatcagCTTCTATCAGGTATCAGCTAGTCTAGTGAATAGATGGGGCtggaaaatatttaaagaaattaaattcaggtaaaaggaaaaaaaaagtgcttactTTATGGTATAAGATTGTCTCCAACAGATTTATGATTGTAGCTTCATGGTGAATCTTacaggaaaaatatatatcaaattgaattattcattttaatgtgaaataataatttcaaaagTTTCCAATTGTTCACATACCACCATGTACAGTGGAAAGGTACTCTTTGGTGTAAAGTCCTGAAGCTTGCAGAGGATAGGGAACACTTTCTGCTTCCAAACTTCAATAAGTATCATTCCATAAACCAGTGTTGGAACCTGCACAAAACATATTCCCCACATAATCTTTCATATAGAATTGacattcatattatat
It encodes:
- the zmynd10 gene encoding zinc finger MYND domain-containing protein 10 isoform X2, which gives rise to MDSLLLHGEAECYIQALERVALRDIGSPRWFRQHDYIEKLNMQAILQASANQEEFIKDLFVSHGKVPTLVYGMILIEVWKQKVFPILCKLQDFTPKSTFPLYMVIHHEATIINLLETILYHKESCEAADDAVVDLTDYCFRKLTLLAECSARREIPTEERTSHAEVSNINSIQDLQNQSTMLEFEISLKALSVLRYITDHVESLSLSVLTRMLNTYNLPCVLVQLVENSPWSRTSGGIMQKYECGKWREIPAEDRLKITKLEGQVWIALLNLLLKPDCQKKYDFNNVNKNQLLKLRGFLTEVVIDQLPNLADLQRFLCHLAVTDPAPPKKDLILEQLPEIWNEIVAENSGKWKAIAKHQVTTVFNPSESELREQANMLSKTYNLDVMECLIPDHPKCGACGAVGAKRCSRCQGE
- the zmynd10 gene encoding zinc finger MYND domain-containing protein 10 isoform X1, with amino-acid sequence MDSLLLHGEAECYIQALERVALRDIGSPRWFRQHDYIEKLNMQAILQASANQEEFIKDLFVSHGKVPTLVYGMILIEVWKQKVFPILCKLQDFTPKSTFPLYMVIHHEATIINLLETILYHKESCEAADDAVVDLTDYCFRKLTLLAECSARREIPTEERTSHAEVSNINSIQDLQNQSTMLEFEISLKALSVLRYITDHVESLSLSVLTRMLNTYNLPCVLVQLVENSPWSRTSGGIMQKYECGKWREIPAEDRLKITKLEGQVWIALLNLLLKPDCQKKYDFNNVNKNQLLKLRGFLTEVVIDQLPNLADLQRFLCHLAVTDPAPPKKDLILEQLPEIWNEIVAENSGKWKAIAKHQVTTVFNPSESELREQANMLSKTYNLDVMECLIPDHPKCGACGAVGAKRCSRCQGEWYCNRECQVKHWPKHKPACQMIAEATEKLQENLNIKN